In Sphaerisporangium krabiense, the DNA window CGCCCCGCTGCTCGCAACGCGATCAACGCGGCCATGATCGATGATCTGCACGCCGTCTGCGACCTCCTGGAACGCGTCCCCCGGCCGCTGCTGCTCACCGGCGCCGGCGGGGCATTCGCCGCCGGCGCCGACATCGCCGAGCTGCGTGCCCGCGACCGTGACAAGGCCCTGCAGGGCATCAACAGCAGGCTGTTCGACCGCATCGCCCGGCTCCCGATGCCCACCGTCGCCGCGGTCGACGGCTACGCGATCGGCGGTGGCGCCGAACTGGCCTATGCCTGTGACGTCCGGCTGGCCACGCCCGCCACCGTGTTCGGCAACCCCGAGCCGGGCCTGGGCATACTCGCCGCGGCCGGGGCCTGTTGGCGGTTGGCCGAGCTCGTCGGCAGGTCCGTGGCCAAGCAGGTGCTGCTCGCCGGCCGGCAATTGCCCGCGGAGGCGGCTCTGGCCTGCGGTCTGGTCGCCGACATCGTCGCTCCCGAGGAGCTGCTCGGCGCCGCTCATCGGCTGCTGGACCGGATGACCGCGTGGTCTCCCGCGGCGCTGCGGCTGACCAAGCTGGTCCTCGACGCCCCTGGCGTGCACCCGCTTGCCGACGACCTCGCCCAGGCCGTCCTGTTCGAGACCGAGGACAAGCACGACCGTATGACCAAGTTCCTGGAACGGAGAAGACGTGACTCAGATGCCTAAGACCGTCGGCGTGATCGGTGGTGGCCTGATGGGGGCCGGTATCGCTCAGGTATTCGTCGCGGCGGGCGCCGAGGTGTCAGTGGTCGAGACCGGCGATGCGACAGCCGCCCGTCAGCGCGTCGCCGACGGCTTGGCCAAGGCTGCTGAGCGCGGCAAGCTCGCCGACGCCCTGGATGCCGCGCTCACCCGCGTGAGCGTTGTCGACGACGTCTCGGCCTTGCCGCCCGCCGCCGAGCTGGTCGTCGAAGCCGTGCCGGAAGTGCCCGCGCTCAAGGTCGATGTGCTCACGAAAGCGGAGCAGGTCATCGGCGAACATGCCGTACTGGCCAGCAATACCAGCTCGCTGTCCATCGCCGGACTCGGCTCCGCCCTCCGCCGTCCGGATCGGTTCCTCGGGTTGCATTTCTTCAACCCGGTCCCCGCGTCCGGCCTTGTCGAGATCGTCACCGCACCCGGCACGGCAGCAGGCGTCATCGAGCAGGCCCGCGGTTGGGTTCGCGGCTTGGACAAGACGGACGTCGTCGTGCGGGACTCACCCGGCTTCGCGACCAGTCGTCTCGGTGTCCTGCTGGGCCTGGAGGCGATCCGGATGCTCGAGGAAGGCGTGGCCGACGCCGAAGCGATCGACACCGCCATGGAACTCGGCTATCGCCATCCGATGGGACCGCTGCGCTCCACGGACCTGGTGGGCCTCGACGTCCGCCTCGCGATCGCCGAGTACCTGCATGCGACGCTGGGTGACCGGTTCGCGCCCCCGCAACTGCTGCGGGACAAGGTCGCCGACGGGCAACTGGGCCGCAAAACCGGTCAAGGCTTTCACCGCTGGGCCTGAAAGACCTCCGGGTGCCGGGCCAGTTCGATTCTGGTACGGCGGATGTGGCCGCTGAGATGGCGTTCCGCGTCCACGGCGTCCTGGCGCTGCAGGGCATCGAGGAGCAGCCGGTGCTCGGCGTTGACCACCCACTGCCGGCTCGGCCCGATGAGCATCATGAACGCCCGTCGGTAGTGCTGTGTGGAGTTCCACAGCCGGACGACCGTGGAGGAGAGCGGGTCGATCCGGCATCCACTGTAGGTCAGGAGGTGGAACTCCCGGTCCAGTCTGAGGAACTCGCCGACATCCCGGTTCGCTTCGATCCGCTCCTGGATCTGCTCAAGCCGGCGCAGGTCATCCCCGGACAGGTTGGGGAGGCTCTGCGCCAGCGCCAACGGCTCAAGTCGTTCCCGCATCTGGTAGATGACGTCCACCTCGTGCGCGTCCAGCCGCGGGACCCTGGCGCCCTTGTTGGTCTCATGCTCGGTGAGCCCCTCGGCCTCCAGCATGCGCAGGGCCTCCCGCACGGGTAGGCGGCTGGCGCCGAACCGGGCGGCGATCTCCTCCTGGCGGATTCGCTCCCCCGGCGCGATCTCGCCGCGAAGAATCGCCGCGCGCAAATAGTCGGCCACGCGCTGACTCGTGGCACTGGTCGTCGCGGTGTCCGAGGTTCCGGTGTCAAGGTGTCGCACGGGTGGTCCCCCTGCCGTCGGTCGTCTGCCGGTCGAAGGCTTTGCCGTCGGGGTAGGACACTAGCTCGAACTGCATCCCCCAGGGGGCAAGGAAGTAGACCCAGCGCTGCCCCTCGCTCGCTCCCCTGCTCGCCGTCGGTTCGCCCAAGACGCGCACCCCGTGACTCACGAGGTGGTCGATGGCGGCGTCCAGGTCGTCGACGTACAAGGCGATGTGATGGCCGCCGATGTCACTGTTCCTCGGAGGCGTGGTGGCCTGCTCCGGCGCGGAGTACTCGAACACCTCGAAGATCGCTTGGCCGCCGCAGCGGAAGAAGTGCAACCGCCGCATCACCGCCCGCGGGTGGACGTTGAGGTGCTCGAGCATCCATTCTCCGTCGTCATGCCGGAACGGCCCGAGGCTGTACATGTACTCGCAGCCGAGTACCTCCACGAGGAACCGGCTCGCTTCCGACAGGTCGGCGACGGTGAAGCCGATGTGGTCCACGCGGCGCAGGCCTGGAAGTCCGTTGCTGGTCACGCCATCTCCCTTGAAGCCATATTGGATCCAGAACATGGTAACCCTGCCGGTCTTCGACCGATCAGAGCAGAGAAGCTGGATTTTTGGATCCAATATGTGCGAAGCTCGCTCAGCGCACCGACTGCAGGGAGAGAGCCATGACCGATCGCCATCGACTGGAGCCGACGGCGCCATGGGTGGAGGTCGTCTCCACCACCGCCGACTGGGACGCGGCCGATCCTCGCCTGCTGACCAGCATGCTGAGTCATCTCGTGCTCATCCGCGCGTTCGAGGAGTACGTTCTCGATCTGGCCGGTGCCGGCCTGATCCACGGGCCGGCACATTCGAGCATCGGTCAGGAGGGCGGCGCCGTCGGCTCGATCCTCCCGCTCACCAGCGCGGACACGGTCAACGGCTCGCATCGCGGCCATCACCAGTTCCTCGCCAAGGTGTTGGCGCATGTCGAGCCGAAGGGCATCGACCCGACCCGGGAGTTCTCCGACGACGTACGCGCCGTCCTGCTACGGACCTTGGCCGAGATCTGCGGCCTGGAACGTGGATTCGGCCACGGGCGTGGTGGCTCGATGCACCTGCAGTGGAAGCAGGCGGGCGCCATCGGCACCAACGCCATCGTCGGAGGCGGGGTCCCGCTCGCCGCAGGCTCGGCCTGGGCGCACCGCCAGGCGGGCACCGATGCCGTGGCTGTGACGTATTTC includes these proteins:
- a CDS encoding enoyl-CoA hydratase/isomerase family protein, translated to MRTLILDERDDRVIVTLNRPAARNAINAAMIDDLHAVCDLLERVPRPLLLTGAGGAFAAGADIAELRARDRDKALQGINSRLFDRIARLPMPTVAAVDGYAIGGGAELAYACDVRLATPATVFGNPEPGLGILAAAGACWRLAELVGRSVAKQVLLAGRQLPAEAALACGLVADIVAPEELLGAAHRLLDRMTAWSPAALRLTKLVLDAPGVHPLADDLAQAVLFETEDKHDRMTKFLERRRRDSDA
- a CDS encoding 3-hydroxyacyl-CoA dehydrogenase family protein; protein product: MPKTVGVIGGGLMGAGIAQVFVAAGAEVSVVETGDATAARQRVADGLAKAAERGKLADALDAALTRVSVVDDVSALPPAAELVVEAVPEVPALKVDVLTKAEQVIGEHAVLASNTSSLSIAGLGSALRRPDRFLGLHFFNPVPASGLVEIVTAPGTAAGVIEQARGWVRGLDKTDVVVRDSPGFATSRLGVLLGLEAIRMLEEGVADAEAIDTAMELGYRHPMGPLRSTDLVGLDVRLAIAEYLHATLGDRFAPPQLLRDKVADGQLGRKTGQGFHRWA
- a CDS encoding GntR family transcriptional regulator gives rise to the protein MADYLRAAILRGEIAPGERIRQEEIAARFGASRLPVREALRMLEAEGLTEHETNKGARVPRLDAHEVDVIYQMRERLEPLALAQSLPNLSGDDLRRLEQIQERIEANRDVGEFLRLDREFHLLTYSGCRIDPLSSTVVRLWNSTQHYRRAFMMLIGPSRQWVVNAEHRLLLDALQRQDAVDAERHLSGHIRRTRIELARHPEVFQAQR
- a CDS encoding VOC family protein, giving the protein MTSNGLPGLRRVDHIGFTVADLSEASRFLVEVLGCEYMYSLGPFRHDDGEWMLEHLNVHPRAVMRRLHFFRCGGQAIFEVFEYSAPEQATTPPRNSDIGGHHIALYVDDLDAAIDHLVSHGVRVLGEPTASRGASEGQRWVYFLAPWGMQFELVSYPDGKAFDRQTTDGRGTTRATP